In Halalkalicoccus subterraneus, a genomic segment contains:
- a CDS encoding cation:proton antiporter subunit C, which translates to MLDLLATRYAYVAFIVLLSVGLYMVIASQNLVKKLIGVNLFQTAIFLFFVAVAYVEGGAVPVVPKDAGGPTTTLVSPLPHVIVLTAIVVGVALTAVGLALIVRIYTEYGTLREDVLREVRADD; encoded by the coding sequence ATGCTCGACCTGCTTGCGACCCGGTATGCCTACGTCGCGTTCATCGTCCTGCTCTCGGTGGGACTGTACATGGTGATCGCCAGCCAGAACCTCGTCAAGAAGCTGATCGGGGTCAACCTCTTCCAGACGGCGATCTTCCTGTTCTTCGTCGCCGTCGCGTACGTCGAGGGCGGGGCCGTGCCCGTCGTGCCGAAGGACGCCGGCGGGCCGACGACGACGCTCGTGAGTCCGTTGCCCCACGTGATCGTGCTGACTGCCATCGTGGTCGGGGTCGCCCTGACGGCGGTCGGCCTCGCACTGATCGTGCGGATCTACACCGAGTACGGGACCCTTCGAGAGGACGTCCTCCGGGAGGTGCGCGCCGATGATTGA